A stretch of DNA from Penaeus monodon isolate SGIC_2016 chromosome 20, NSTDA_Pmon_1, whole genome shotgun sequence:
tcattctaGAATATTTTTTCGACGAAACCTTCCCTCAAATGACTGGCAGGTTAAACGAGTATACAAGCGATCTTCATTTGGGAAAAATCtccatttttaataaacaaaaagctATGTCATCATATAGAATTACATACATCGCTGCTTTTACACTGCGTCCAAAAAGTGCAGCATAATAGCAGAGGANNNNNNNNNNNNNNNNNNNNNNNNNNNNNNNNNNNNNNNNNNNNNNNNNNNNNNNNAAGGCGTGGCAATTTGCACGAGGATTTTTGCTNNNNNNNNNNNNNNNNNNNNNNNNNNNNNNNNNNNNNNNNNNNNNNNNNNNNNNNNNNNNNNNNNNNNNNNNNNNNNNNNNNNNNNNNNNNNNNNNNNNNNNNNNNNNNNNNNNNNNNNNNNNNNNNNNNNNNNNNNNNNNNNNNNNNNNNNNNNNNNNNNNNNNNNNNNNNNNNNNNNNNNNNNNNNNNNNNNNNNNNNNNNNNNNNNNNNNNNNNNNNNNNNNNNNNNNNNNNNNNNNNNNNNNNNNNNNNNNNNNNNNNNNNNNNNNNNNNNNNNNNNNNNNNNNNNNNNNNNNNNNNNNNNNNNNNNNNNNNNNNNNNNNNNNNNNNNNNNNNNNNNNNNNNNNNNNNNNNNNNNNNNNNNNNNNNNNNNNNNNNNNNNNNNNNNNNNNNNNNNNNNNNNNNNNNNNNNNNNNNNNNNNNNNNNNNNNNNNCACTAGTATTAGATTCCAGAGCTACGGCAGGCCCACACCTGTCCTGCAGGGAACTGACCTCACTTGACCCAACCTGGTCTAATCTGACCTGTTGTCACAAAGTCTAACCTAACTTGCCCTATCCTGCCTTGAATAAACAAAGCGACATCCACACTACAGAGGCCGTATGTTCTCTCATCATCTTTAACCCTTTGACACCCTTGCCGTCACTCTAGGTCGCTAAATATACGATATTTGCCGTAGGTGTCAAAATCCTGATGATACAGACCTACACTGAGTCGAGATTACTGCATAGATGAATACTGATATGGCCATCACTTCACTGTCCCGTTATTAATTTTGAGGATTATACATATTCAAGCAAAAATGTGAAAGCTCATGACATGCTGGCTCAAATATAAAATCACATTTGACGGAACGATCACaaatactggatttttttttaagcgaaGGGACAACGTTACAGTGTTATTATAGGTTTAAGCCGTTTGTGTTTTAAAATGAGACCTACGGATAATATAAATGAAGGTCAGGACTTAGTGAAACCGTGAGAAAAATTATCTTTCCTGTCATTTATGGAGTCACATACCTCGAACTTTGAAAATANNNNNNNNNNNNNNNNNNNNNNNNNNNNNNNNNNNNNNNNNNNNNNNNNNNNNNNNNNNNNNNNNNNNNNNNNNNNNNNNNNNNNNNNNNNNNNNNNNNNNNNNNNNNNNNNNNNNNNNNNNNNNNNNNNNNNNNNNNNNNNNNNNNNNNNNNNNNNNNNNNNNNNNNNNNNNNNNNNNNNNNNNNNNNNNNNNNNNNNNNNNNNNNNNNNNNNNNNNNNNNNNNNNNNNNNNNNNNNNNNNNNNNNNNNNNNNNNNNNNNNNNNNNNNNNNNNNNNNNNNNNNNNNNNNNNNNNNNNNNNNNNNNNNNNNNNNNNNNNNNNNNNNNNNNNNNNNNNNNNNNNNNNNNNNNNNNNNNNNNNNNNCNNNNNNNNNNNNNNNNNNNNNNNNNNNNNNNNNNNNGCACAGATATTACCATCCACAAGCAAAATGTCCACCTCAGTTGCACCGTATCATTGTACTTTTTAACGACTTAGCTTCAGTATCACCTCTGCAAAGTTAGAACGCAGGCTAATCAagcttaaaaataaaagaaaatatattccaGAAGGTATATATTTGGACCACATATAACCCCNNNNNNNNNNNNNNNNNNNNNNNNNNNNNNNNNNNNNNNNNNNNNNNNNNNNNNNNNNNNNNNNNNNNNNNNNNNNNNNNNNNNNNNNNNNNNNNNNNNNNNNNNNNNNNNNNNNNNNNNNNNNNNNNNNNNNNNNNNNNNNNNNNNNNNNNNNNNNNNNNNNNNNNNNNNNNNNNNNNNNNNNNNNNNNNNNNNNNNNNNNNNNNNNNNNNNNNNNNNNNNNNNNNNNNNNNNNNNNNNNNNNNNNNNNNNNNNNNNNNNNNNNNNNNNNNNNNNNNNNNNNNNNNNNNNNNNNNNNNNNNNNNNNNNNNNNNNNNNNNNNNNNNNNNNNNNNNNNNNNNNNNNNNNNNNNNNNNNNNNNNNNNNNNNNNNNNNNNNNNNNNNNNNNNNNNNNNNNNNNNNNNNNNNNNNNNNNNNNNNNNNNNNNNNNNNNNNNNNNNNNNNNNNNNNNNNNNNNNNNNNNNNNNNNNNNNNNNNNNNNNNNNNNNNNNNNNNNNNNNNNNNNNNNNNNNNNNNNNNNNNNNNNNNNNNNNNNNNNNNNNNNNNNNNNNNNNNNNNNNNNNNNNNNNNNNNNNNNNNNNNNNNNNNNNNNNNNNNNNNNNNNNNNNNNNNNNNNNNNNNNNNNNNNNNNNNNNNNNNNNNNNNNNNNNNNNNNNNNNNNNNNNNNNNNNNNNNNNNNNNNNNNNNNNNNNNNNNNNNNNNNNNNNNNNNNNNNNNNNNNNNNNNNNNNNNNNNNNNNNNNNNNNNNNNNNNNNNNNNNNNNNNNNNNNNNNNNNNNNNNNNNNNNNNNNNNNNNNNNNNNNNNNNNNNNNNNNNNNNNNNNNNNNNNNNNNNNNNNNNNNNNNNNNNNNNNNNNNNNNNNNNNNNNNNNNNNNNNNNNNNNNNNNNNNNNNNNNNNNNNNNNNNNNNNNNNNNNNNNNNNNNNNNNNNNNNNNNNNNNNNNNNNNNNNNNNNNNNNNNNNNNNNNNNNNNNNNNNNNNNNNNNNNNNNNNNNNNNNNNNNNNNNNNNNNNNNNNNNNNNNNNNNNNNNNNNNNNNNNNNNNNNNNNNNNNNNNNNNNNNNNNNNNNNNNNNNNNNNNNNNNNNNNNNNNNNNNNNNNNNNNNNNNNNNNNNNNNNNNNNNNNNNNNNNNNNNNNGGCTATCATAAGGTTGCGAAATACTGTTCAAATGAACCTGCAAGAGANNNNNNNNNNNNNNNNNNNNNNNNNNNNNNNNNNNNTAAGCATTGTCGACAATCGCAATAAatatcttctttttgttcttgtttcaatGGGGTTCAAGGTAGTTTNNNNNNNNNNNNNNNNNNNNNNNNNNNNNNNNNNNNNNNNNNNNNNNNNNNNNNNNNNNNNNNNNNNNNNNNNNNNNNNNNNNNNNNNNNNNNNNNNNNNNNNNNNNNNNNNNNNNNNNNNNNNNNNNNNNNNNNNNNNNNNNNNNNNNNNNNNNNNNNNNNNNNNNNNNNNNNNNNNNNNNNNNNNNNNNNNNNNNNNNNNNNNNNNNNNNNNNNNNNNNNNNNNNNNNNNNNNNNNNNNNNNNNNNNNNNNNNNNNNNNNNNNNNNNNNNNNNNNNNNNNNNNNNNNNNNNNNNNNNNNNNNNNNNNNNNNNNNNNNNNNNNNNNNNNNNNNNNNNNNNNNNNNNNNNNNNNNNNNNNNNNNNNNNNNNNNNNNNNNNNNNNNNNNNNNNNNNNNNNNNNNNNNNNNNNNNNNNNNNNNNNNNNNNNNNNNNNNNNNNNNNNNNNNNNNNNNNNNNNNNNNNNNNNNNNNNNNNNNNNNNNNNNNNNNNNNNNNNNNNNNNNNNNNNNNNNNNNNNNNNNNNNNNNNNNNNNNNNNNNNNNNNNNNNNNNNNNNNNNNNNNNNNNNNNNNNNNNNNNNNNNNNNNNNNNNNNNNNNNNNNNNNNNNNNNNNNNNNNNNNNNNNNNNNNNNNNNNNNNNNNNNNNNNNNNNNNNNNNNNNNNNNNNNNNNNNNNNNNNNNNNNNNNNNNNNNNNNNNNNNNNNNNNNNNNNNNNNNNNNNNNNNNATGAGCGACCGACCCAAAAGCATAACCCCCAATCGCCTTTCCGAGCCGGAGACGAGGAGTGCCTCGCCTCGCTCCCGAAAGGTACTTCACCCGCTGAGGATAAATCGCGTCCACACCCCCACCAGGTTCCCGCCAGGACTGTTgttactccttcccctccacctcctctctctctttctctagcaaCCATGGGGGGAACTAAGAAGCCCTCACACCCGAAGTACAGCACTATGGTCCGCGCGGCCATAGGAGTCATGAGAGAGCGCTTGGGTTCGTCGCGCCAGGCTATCCAGAAGTACATCCTCACCACTTACAGCGTGAAGGACGAGAAGAAGACTTATACTCACATCAAGATAGCGTTGAAGAAAGGCGTCGACAGCGGTTGCCTGACGCAGATTAGAGGAAGCGGGGCCTCCGGGTCGTTCAAACTTGCCGATGACCGAAAAGGATCCGAGAACAAGAGAAGACCTTTGAGTACCGATGAAGCCTCGAGTCTGTGTTCGAGGAAGACAAAAACTCACGGTTACGCCTGCAAGAAAACGTTCGTGAAGGTGCCTGTTGCCGGGAATCCAGCGGGCGGGAGACAGACCGGCCAAAGGTATCTCTCCAAGACGGAGACTGAGGAGAGATCAAGAATGAGGGCTTTCATCGCTAAAGAATCTGTGAAGAAAGCAAAACCATCTAAGAAGATAAGTGCCAAGAAATCAGTGGCAAAGGTAAAAGCTGATAGCAAGATAAGTGTCAAGAAATCATATGTAAAAGCAAATACTGCTAACAAGATAAGTGTTAAACAATCTAACAAGATCAGTGTTAAGAGATCTAACAATATAACTGTCAAGAAGTCATTAACAAAAGCAAAAGCCGCTGACAAAATAACTGCCAAGAAATCTATCAACAAAGTGCCAAACGAAGGGAAAGCGCATATCCAAAGATATACACTGAAGAAAGCTGCCAAATTCTTAGGACGCGAGACGGCGAAAATGGTCAAGAAAACAGCCGTTATTGttaggaataaaataaataaataacttcccattttttctttttaaatcaaacCTGCACACCACACGCGCCCAAATCACATCAACTACCAAGCATACGATgaagaaaataatgcaaaacagTCTTTACAACAGGAAAATGAAATtagaaactgtattttttttttatcgtaatgtGAACTTTAAACAtgcaaaaatgagaggaaaagtgAAATCTGCTATTAACAGTGATAACGACGAAGATAAGGATAGATGCCCAGGAGATCAAATTTAANNNNNNNNNNNNNNNNNNNNNNNNNNNNNNNNNNNNNNNNNNNNNNNNNNNNNNNNNNNNNNNNNNNNNNNNNNNNNNNNNNNNNNNNNNNNNNNNNNNNNNNNNNNNNNNNNNNNNNNNNNNNNNNNNNNNNNNNNNNNNNNNNNNNNNNNNNNNNNNNNNNNNNNNNNNNNNNNNNNNNNNNNNNNNNNNNNNNNNNNNNNNNNNNNNNNNNNNNNNNNNNNNNNNNNNNNNNNNNNNNNNNNNNNNNNNNNNNNNNNNNNNNNNNNNNNNNNNNNNNNNNNNNNNNNNNNNNNNNNNNNNNNNNNNNNNNNNNNNNNNNNNNNNNNNNNNNNNNNNNNNNNNNNNNNNNNNNNNNNNNNNNNNNNNNNNNNNNNNNNNNNNNNNNNNNNNNNNNNNNNNNNNNNNNNNNNNNNNNNNNNNNNNNNNNNNNNNNNNNNNNNNNNNNNNNNNNNNNNNNNNNNNNNNNNNNNNNNNNNNNNNNNNNNNNNNNNNNNNNNNNNNNNNNNNNNNNNNNNNNNNNNNNNNNNNNNNNNNNNNNNNNNNNNNNNNNNNNNNNNNNNNNNNNNNNNNNNNNNNNNNNNNNNNNNNNNNNNNNNNNNNNNNNNNNNNNNNNNNNNNNNNNNNNNNNNNNNNNNNNNNNNNNNNNNNNNNNNNNNNNNNNNNNNNNNNNNNNNNNNNNNNNNNNNNNNNNNNNNNNNNNNNNNNNNNNNNNNNNNNNNNNNNNNNNNNNNNNNNNNNNNNNNNNNNNNNNNNNNNNNNNNNNNNNNNNNNNNNNNNNNNNNNNNNNNNNNNNNNNNNNNNNNNNNNNNNNNNNNNNNNNNNNNNNNNNNNNNNNNNNNNNNNNNNNNNNNNNNNNNNNNNNNNNNNNNNNNNNNNNNNNNNNNNNNNNNNNNNNNNNNNNNNNNNNNNNNNNNNNNNNNNNNNNNNNNNNNNNNNNNNNNNNNNNNNNNNNNNNNNNNNNNNNNNNNNNNNCTCAAGCCTGACCGACGTGCCACGTGTAATGCCaaaatctttcttctctcttatgtACAGTCTCGCAGTATTGCCTTGTTTCAATctattcctttacttttttcttcttgtttctttttgccttttgttcTATGTCCTTTTCCCTTAACACACCACATGAAGAAACAAAATGGTAATCTGTNNNNNNNNNNNNNNNNNNNNNNNGCCACCATTTTCTTCAATTTGCCAACATCTGGCATCTTAATGGACGCTTCCGAGAAATACTACGCTCGCTTCCTGAACGCGCTTTCAAGCAATGGAGTGATAATCAGCATCTCTAACGACATGAAATCCGGGcaaactgtatttttttatttattcatattcgatctttggctgggggggggaagagagaatgtaTTTGTTTTTNNNNNNNNNNNNNNNNNNNNNNNNNNNNNNNNNNNNNNNNNNNNNNNNNNNNNNNNNNNNNNNNNNNNNNNNNNNNNNNNNNNNNNNNNNNNNNNNNNNNNNNNNNNNNNNNNNNNNNNNNNNNNNNNNNNNNNNNNNNNNNNNNNNNNNNNNNNNNNNNNNNNNNNNNNNNNNNNNNNNNNNNNNNNNNNNNNNNNNNNNNNNNNNNNNNNNNNNNNNNNNNNNNNNNNNNNNNNNNNNNNNNNNNNNNNNNNNNNNNNNNNNNNNNNNNNNNNNNNNNNNNNNNNNNNNNNNNNNNNNNNNNNNNNNNNNNNNNNNNNNNNNNNNNNNNNNNNNNNNNNNNNNNNNNNNNNNNNNNNNNNNNNNNNNNNNNNNNNNNNNNNNNNNNNNNNNNNNNNNNNNNNNNNNNNNNNNNNNNNNNNNNNNNNNNNNNNNNNNNNNNNNNNNNNNNNNNNNNNNNNNNNNNNNNNNNNNNNNNNNNNNNNNNNNNNNNNNNNNNNNNNNNNNNNNNNNNNNNNNNNNNNNNNNNNNNNNNNNNNNNNNNNNNNNNNNNNNNNNNNNNNNNNNNNNNNNNNNNNNNNNNNNNNNNNNNNNNNNNNNNNNGGAGGAACTCAGTAACTCTCCACACAATAACCTCTAGTCATGTCTCTGTTGTGAGGCAATGAGCAAAGAGTTGGGTGAGATCAAGTGCTGAGGTGAACTCATGAAAGCTTCCCCAAAGAGTTTTCACAAAGCTCATCCGCAGTCTAACAAGGAAATACTTCCCCATAATGCAGAGTTTGTCTTAAAATCGTGTCATTTATTGCAAGTGATCGGGTCAAAGCTTTTCCTTTATCGTGCGTTTCCATTATGGTTATTTTTGTTAGAACGCTCTGTTTGTTTTTTATNNNNNNNNNNNNNNNNNNNNNNNNNNNNNNNNNNNNNNNNNNNNNNNNNNNNNNNNNNNNNNNNNNNNNNNNNNNNNNNNNNNNNNNNNNNNNNNNNNNNNNNNNNNNNNNNNNNNNNNNNNNNNNNNNNNNNNNNNNNNNNNNNAATGAGTCNNNNNNNNNNNNNNNNNNNNNNNNNNNNNNNNNNNNNNNNNNNNNNNNNNNNNNNNNNNNNNNNNNNNNNNNNNNNNNNNNNNNNNNNNNNNNNNNNNNNNNNNNNNNNNNNNNNNNNNNNNNNNNNNNNNNNNNNGTTCTCAAAGGTGAAACCGTCTCTATTCTCCACTGAAACCATACGCATATAGAGCCTCTCAGTGTATAGAAGAAAACACTCATTACNNNNNNNNNNNNNNNNNNNNNNNNNNNNNNNNNNNNNNNNNNNNGTGCCACACGCTCTCTCCGGGGCGTGTGGGGttgtggtagatagataaatagatgtacattcttagtatcattataagGTAGATATTCTGTTTGTTATAAGGATATCCANNNNNNNNNNNNNNNNNNNNNNNNNNNNNNNNNNNNNNNNNNNNNNNNNNNNNNNNNNNNNNNNNNNNNNNNNNNNNNNNNNNNNNNNNNNNNNNNNNNNNNNNNNNNNNNNNNNNNNNNNNNNNNNNNNNNNNNNAAAAAGTGACTACATCATTTAAATGCACAATTGTCTTTGCGATGAACAAGTCACTTTTTNNNNNNNNNNNNNNNNNNNNNNNNNNNNNNNNNNNNNNNNNNNNNNNNNNNNNNNNNNNNNNNNNNNNNNNNNNNNNNNNNNNNNNNNNNNNNNNNNNNNNNNNNNNNNNNNNNNNNNNNNNNNNNNNNNNNNNNNNNNNNNNNNNNNNNNNNNNNNNNNNNNNNNNNNNNNNNNNNNNNNNNNNNNNNNNNNNNNNNNNNNNNNNNNNNNNNNNNNNNNNNNNNNNNNNNNNNNNNNNNNNNNNNNNNNNNNNNNNNNNNNNNNNNNNNNNNNNNNNNNNNNNNNNNNNNNNNNNNNNNNNNNNNNNNNNNNNNNNNNNNNNNNNNNNNNNNNNNNNNNNNNNNNNNNNNNNNNNNNNNNNNNNNNNNNNNNNNNNNNNNNNNNNNNNNNNNNNNNNNNNNNNNNNNNNNNNNNNNNNNNNNNNNNNNNNNNNNNNNNNNNNNNNNNNNNNNNNNNNNNNNNNNNNNNNNNNNNNNNNNNNNNNNNNNNNNNNNNNNNNNNNNNNNNNNNNNNNNNNNNNNNNNNNNNNNNNNNNNNNNNNNNNNNNNNNNNNNNNNNNNNNNNNNNNNNNNNNNNNNNNNNNNNNNNNNNNNNNNNNNNNNNNNNNNNNNNNNNNNNNNNNNNNNNNNNNNNNNN
This window harbors:
- the LOC119586065 gene encoding histone H1-beta, late embryonic-like — translated: MGGTKKPSHPKYSTMVRAAIGVMRERLGSSRQAIQKYILTTYSVKDEKKTYTHIKIALKKGVDSGCLTQIRGSGASGSFKLADDRKGSENKRRPLSTDEASSLCSRKTKTHGYACKKTFVKVPVAGNPAGGRQTGQRYLSKTETEERSRMRAFIAKESVKKAKPSKKISAKKSVAKVKADSKISVKKSYVKANTANKISVKQSNKISVKRSNNITVKKSLTKAKAADKITAKKSINKVPNEGKAHIQRYTLKKAAKFLGRETAKMVKKTAVIVRNKINK